The region GAAGTTGTTCACCTCGCCGTCAAGGCGTTTGAGCACGACCGAAAGTTTCACCTCGGCAGGAGCCACGGGCTTGTCGTCGCGATAGGCAAAGATGCGAAATTCCGGCGGCACGCCTTCTTCAAAAATTGTCATCTCGACTGCGAAGTCGCCGTCGCGCAGCATTCGCCCGTTATGAGGCCCTCGCTCGACATCGGAGCCGGGTGCGGCATGCTCTTCGCCGCCCTCTTCCGATTTGGGAGCATCGCCACAGGCTGCAAGCGGAAATGTGACAGCCAACGCCACGATGAGCGGCAGGTTCAGGGATTTCATGGACGTGCCTCCTGGGCAAGATTGGCGTAGCGGCCGGTGAGGCGGTCATAATCCACCCCGGCCTCATAATAGCGGCGCGCAGCGGCGACCAGGCGCGCACGCGCAGTCGCGAGCGCCGACTGGGCCGCTGACACATCATTGAAGGTGAAGCCTCCACGGTTGTAACCGGCGCGCACCTCGGCAAGCGTCTGGCGCGCACCCGGAATCACCTTGTCACGAATAGCCTCCGCTTCATGCCGGGACTCCTCGACATTTTCTGCCGCAAGGGCGAGCGCGCGCGTCTGCTGGAAACGAGCAACGGACAGCGCCGCATCGGCCTGGCGACGTTGCGCCTCGGCTTCCGCTACATTGGCCTGGTTGAGACGCCGGTTGCCGAGAGGTAGTGACACACCTGCAACGAGCGCAACGTCACCCGTTCCAGCCAGATAGCGCGGTCCGGCGGAGACGGTCGGATCCTGGACGGCCTGGGTTCGCTGCAGGGCCGTCGCCTTCTCGGCGCGCGTCACGCGAGCCTCGTGCACGGCAAGATCGGGAGCCGAGAGCGCGTCACCCTTTTCACTTCGGCTGAAGTCAAGGAACTCCGCCGCACTGATTTCCAGCCCTTCGCCCGATCCTCCCCACAGGGTTGCGAGCCGCTCCTTCGCCTTGTCGCGCGCATGGATCGCCAGTTCCAGATCGACGCGCGCCTCGGCAAGTTGGGTGCGCGCGCGTGTGCCGGCGAACAGCGGATCGCGCGCGGAGCTGACCCGCCGGGCGACTTCGCGGTTCATCTGCTCCGCAATGGCAACCTTCTCCCGCGCGATGCCGATCTCGGCCTCGGCAGCTTGCACATCGACATAATGGCGCTGCACCAGAGCAATAAGGTCCAGCCTGGTCACGACGGCTTCGGTGCGCGCCAGCGCCAGATCGCTCTCGACGACCGCGATCCGCGCAGCCCTTTTGCCCCCACGCTCCAGCCGCTGACTGTAAACGGCTTCGACCTGGACCTGGTCGTTGAGATCCCGGCCGCCGACCCCGAGATTTTCAGCCAGGACGTCAATACTGGCCGACGGCTTGGTGTCGGCTGCCCGCCGAGCTGCGGACAGTGCATCTGCACGGGCTGATGCGACGGCATTTTGAGGTGCTGATGCGAGGACGCGACCGACCGCGTCCTCCATCGTCAAAGGCTCTGCGAGAACCATGGATGGCATGCATGCTGCCGCGAGAAGCGCGGCCCGCAAGGACTTGAACATGAACTGTCTCCTGATCCGCAATCGGCGCCGCCAAACGGCCGCGCAGTTCGTGGCGAATCAGGCGGCAGGCGGCTCGAGCAGCGGCTGCTGTTCTGCCGACGGCGGCGCATGGATGTTCTGCAGGCGCTGAGCATCATTGCGCGCAAGGCGGTTCATGGCGCCGATTTCGATCGGCGGCACCCGATCGCACACGACATGGACGTGAAAGCCAGCGCCCATATGCGGGTCGCCGCCATCGCCTTTGGGATCCGCTGCGGATGATGTGAACGAGCCGTGGCCTTCGTCCGTGTCATGATCGTGATGATCGTTGATGTTAACGACAGCTGGACCGTGCGACACCGGTGCATGCAACGCGGCGCCACTCACCGACCCATGCGAAAG is a window of Sphingobium sp. MI1205 DNA encoding:
- a CDS encoding TolC family protein produces the protein MFKSLRAALLAAACMPSMVLAEPLTMEDAVGRVLASAPQNAVASARADALSAARRAADTKPSASIDVLAENLGVGGRDLNDQVQVEAVYSQRLERGGKRAARIAVVESDLALARTEAVVTRLDLIALVQRHYVDVQAAEAEIGIAREKVAIAEQMNREVARRVSSARDPLFAGTRARTQLAEARVDLELAIHARDKAKERLATLWGGSGEGLEISAAEFLDFSRSEKGDALSAPDLAVHEARVTRAEKATALQRTQAVQDPTVSAGPRYLAGTGDVALVAGVSLPLGNRRLNQANVAEAEAQRRQADAALSVARFQQTRALALAAENVEESRHEAEAIRDKVIPGARQTLAEVRAGYNRGGFTFNDVSAAQSALATARARLVAAARRYYEAGVDYDRLTGRYANLAQEARP